A DNA window from Pyrus communis chromosome 3, drPyrComm1.1, whole genome shotgun sequence contains the following coding sequences:
- the LOC137729930 gene encoding probable glutathione S-transferase, with product MADEVVLLDYWASMFGMRARVALAEKGVKYEYREEDLRNKIKSQLLLQMNPVHKKIPVLIHNGKPVCESLIIVQYIDEVWRDKAPLLPSESEPYQKAHSRFWADFIDKKLYDACSKIWSTKGEEREAAKKDFIEILKQLEGQLGDKPYFEGEKFGFLDIALITFYCWFHAFETCGNFSIEAECPKLIAWAKRCMQRESVSRSLADEKKVYELVLGVQKMLGVE from the exons ATGGCGGATGAGGTTGTTCTTCTGGATTACTGGGCAAGCATGTTTGGCATGAGGGCCAGAGTAGCGCTAGCGGAGAAGGGCGTCAAGTATGAGTACAGAGAGGAGGACTTGAGGAATAAGATTAAGAGCCAGCTGCTTCTGCAGATGAACCCGGTTCACAAGAAGATCCCGGTTCTCATTCATAACGGTAAGCCGGTCTGCGAGTCACTCATCATTGTGCAGTATATTGATGAGGTTTGGAGGGATAAAGCTCCTTTGCTTCCCTCTGAGTCTGAGCCTTACCAGAAAGCTCACTCAAGGTTCTGGGCTGATTTCATTGACAAGAAG CTATATGATGCTTGCTCGAAGATATGGTCCACAAAGGGAGAGGAACGAGAGGCAGCAAAAAAGGACTTCATCGAAATCCTGAAGCAGTTGGAGGGACAGCTTGGAGACAAGCCATATTTTGAGGGTGAGAAATTTGGGTTCTTGGACATTGCTCTCATCACGTTCTACTGCTGGTTCCATGCATTTGAGACCTGTGGAAACTTCAGCATCGAGGCCGAGTGTCCCAAGCTCATTGCATGGGCCAAGAGGTGCATGCAGAGGGAGAGTGTTTCCAGATCTCTTGCTGACGAAAAGAAGGTGTATGAGCTTGTTCTTGGCGTGCAGAAGATGCTTGGTGTGGAATAG